AGCCTAATGGTAAAGCCAGCACCATTATCAACTTAGATACTGGAGAAATTATTGAGAGAAATTAAAACACCCTTTTGCATTTGGGTGTTTTAATTTACTCTTAATTACTATTTTCTTTAATTCCTACTAAAACGCCTAAATTATGGAATGGTTTAGGGTTTTCTCCAAAGAGATTTTCTACTAAATTAGGGTAATCTGTGAAAGGGTTTCTTCTTCCATTTGTTACTGCTGCAGTTGCATTATTTCTATCAATATCAAATTGATCTACTGGATCTTCACTATTTCATTTTGAATACACATTTAAATAATGATTATTCATAAAAGGGAATGAAGTTATAAATATTTTATTTGCGTCACTATAAAAAATTGAATCTTGATTATATGTTTGTATAAAGTAAAAATAAGCACGAGCAATATCACCTTTAAAAGCATTTACTGGTTCAAAAACCTCGCTTCCAAAACTGTTATTTCCTTTTTTTGCACCATTACGGAATATTTGCGTTTCTTGTAATACGTCATCATGAGGTAAATTTTCTCTGTCGTGATTTACGGTTATATCTGTTGGTCAAACAAAGAATGGGTCAGATCTTATTGGTTCTACTTTGTTAAATCAAGATTGAGGAACGATGTGTTCTCTATTTGTCCCGTCACCTTCTTTTTTAGCTCTTTGATCGAATTTATAATCAGGATAAACATAAGGATCTATGCCATCTGGATTTTCTGAGTAAATATCTAATAAAGAACCATCTTTTTCATAATATTTATCTCTAAACGGAGAATTCGAACCATTGTAAAAACCTTCTAAATTTCCGTATCCGAATTTTGTTGATTTTGATTTTTGAAGTTTTGTTAAAGCTTGAAATAATTCTAAACCTCTTTTCCCTTCAAGTGAAGCGTAATAGTTGTTCGAACTATCGTATAGATAGTTAATGTTTGAGTTTGAAGAGTGAATTGTTGTATTTGATGTATTAGGTTGATTTAAGCTGCTACTGGGAGGGTTTGTAGCTTCTGTTGTATTAGGTGTATTGCTATTTGAACTTGATGAAGCAGAAGAACTATTTAAATCAACAGTAAAGTAATGTGTTTCTGTATCAATTGTATGATTTCCTGAATTGCTGTAAATAGCGGTTTTAAATGTAAATTTAGCAACATTGTTTTCAATTGTTACATTTAAAAATGAACTAAGTTTTGTTTTACCGCTTGAATCTGTATATGTTGGCTCTTCAGCATTAACTAATTGTTTTGAACCAATAAAAGATGATTTTACAGTTGCTATAACTGGTCAAGAACTACTTTCTTTTCAATTGATTTTTTGAGGGGCGATTAAAACTTTTTGTGCTTTTCTATCATAAACAAAATTGTTTGGTTTTTTTGTTCCTGTTGCGTTTTGATTTTCTAAAATTTTATTCTTCAACATTTCTTTATCTAATGAAGAATTAAAGTCAAATTGACTTGTAGAATCAATTAAATTGTTTGTTGTTGCGGATCCGCTTCCATTTTCAGGAGTAGTTGGTGTAGATGTATCAGCTGAAGCGCTTGTTCCGC
This genomic window from Mycoplasmopsis gallinacea contains:
- a CDS encoding endonuclease, whose protein sequence is MAPTSMVFTPFILTSCNEPKTEKETTPKNTTGETTKPETATSTNPASSNNGSSNETPAPTNPSTGGTTNPENPTPENPTNHENGSGTSASADTSTPTTPENGSGSATTNNLIDSTSQFDFNSSLDKEMLKNKILENQNATGTKKPNNFVYDRKAQKVLIAPQKINWKESSSWPVIATVKSSFIGSKQLVNAEEPTYTDSSGKTKLSSFLNVTIENNVAKFTFKTAIYSNSGNHTIDTETHYFTVDLNSSSASSSSNSNTPNTTEATNPPSSSLNQPNTSNTTIHSSNSNINYLYDSSNNYYASLEGKRGLELFQALTKLQKSKSTKFGYGNLEGFYNGSNSPFRDKYYEKDGSLLDIYSENPDGIDPYVYPDYKFDQRAKKEGDGTNREHIVPQSWFNKVEPIRSDPFFVWPTDITVNHDRENLPHDDVLQETQIFRNGAKKGNNSFGSEVFEPVNAFKGDIARAYFYFIQTYNQDSIFYSDANKIFITSFPFMNNHYLNVYSKWNSEDPVDQFDIDRNNATAAVTNGRRNPFTDYPNLVENLFGENPKPFHNLGVLVGIKENSN